AGCGCGCTGCTCCAACGATAGATCATCGCTGTGCGCGAGCAATTTGAGCAAGCTCAGGATCCGGAAGCGATCGATCGCCGGCACGCTCGCCGAAAGCTGTCCCGCATGACCGGCGCGCCGGATCACCAACGGCTCATCGATCAAGCCGGCCTCGTGCCGCACGAGAATGCGCAGCCATAAGTCGTAGTCCTCGGCGGCTTCCAACCCTTCGTCGAAGCCGCCGAGCGCGCGAAACAAGGAGGTTCGCAGGATTACCGCAGAGGGGCTCAGAATGCAGGTGCGCAACGATTCGAGGAAAATATCACCGGCGCGTTTGCGATGCCGCATGCCGGGATTCACCTGCACGCCATCGCGCATCCAGAGTTCAGCGGTCTGGGCAATCGCGCACTCCGGATGGGTCGCCATAAAATCGATTTGCCGTCTCAGCTTGAACGGCCGCCACAGATCATCGGAATCAAGAAAGGCCACTATCGGCGCCGACGCGAGCGCGACGCCGGTGTTGCGTGCGGCCGCCACGCCGCGCTTCTCTCGATGCGCGATGATTCGCATCGCAACGCCGCCCGCACCCGCGCGTACTTCGCCTGCGATGCGCGCGAGAGTTTCTGCGGTTGCGTCGGTCGAGCCGTCGTCGACGACAATCAACTCGGCGCAGACCTCGCGCTGGGCGACCACGCTCGCGATCGCCTCGGCCACCATCGCGCGCCGATTATACGTCGCGATAATTACGCTGACCGCAGTCTCCATCGGCGCGGGCGATTACGCGGAAAGGCGGGAGTAATTCCGGCCGATTGCGATAATGCGGCGGCGCAACTCCTCGAGCCCCTCCCCGCTCTCTGCCGAGCAGAGGATCGGCTCGAGGCCATGAGCGGCGAATGGCTTGAGCGCGGCGGCGCGCTGCGAGCGTCGCAGCTTGTCACATTTGGTCGCCGCCACCACGATCGTCAGCGGGTTCAAGGCCACGCCCGAGGCGTCGTGGCGATCACTCATGGCGAGCAGCGCCAGCTCCTCTGCTTCCGGCCCGCGCCGCGCGTCGATCAGCAGAACGAGCCCGGCCAGGGCCTCGCGTTGCGTGAGATAATCGTTGATTAGCCCACCGAGGTGCGCGGCGTCGGCGCGCGCCATCTTGGCGTAGCCGAAGCCCGGCAGATCGACCAGCGCGAGGCCCGCGCCCAGACCGAAAAAATTCAGCGCCCGCGTCCGTCCGGGAGTCTTGCTGGTCCGCGCCAATCCGCGGCTCTCCGTCAGCGCGTTCAGGAGCGAACTCTTGCCCACATTCGAACGCCCGGCCAGTGCAACTTCGACCCGATTCCAGCGGGGATAGTCGCCGACAGTGGTCGTCGAGCGCAGGTATTCAGCCGCGAACTTCATGATCGACCCGCTGGGCGCGAACTACCGTCCGTAATTTGCCACGACCTCGCCCCGCGCAAGCACGTATCCGCGCATCGCCACCACCAGTGTTCGCGCATCCGCATCGGCCGCGAGACGGAGCGTCCTCGACAGCGCATATAATTTAAAGTGGTAATGATGCTCGGATCCCGACGGCGGGCACGGGCCACTATACCCGATCCGGCCAAAATCATTTCGAGCCTGTTCGCCACCCGCAGCCAGCGCCGGCGTTTGCGGCAGATTTTCCGGCAGCCCGGATAGCTTGGTGGGCAAATTGAACACGCCCCAATGGGTAAAGACGCCTGACGGCGAGTCCGGATCATCGACGATCAGCGCCAGAGTTTTGGCGCTTGCCGGAATCCCGCTCCAGACGATAGCGGGCGAAATATCTTCACCGTCGCACGTGTAGCGCCGTACGATAGTTCCGTTCTGAGCAAGCGCAGGCAGACTAAGCGCGATCGAAGCAACCTGCGGATTCTCCGCGGCGGCACAAACGGCTTGCAGAGTGGCTCCAATCAACCAGATCTTTGCTGCACGTAGCATCGGAGATGGCTTCAGTCTGGGCAAGCGTCGAGCGCAAGTATAGGCCCAAAAGCTCGCGAAAGGTAATAACCATGCATCAGCCCCGCGCCGGAGGGCAGATGCTACCGGGTGAAAAAAGCAATGATCGTCTGTTGGGAAACCGTCGTGTACCCCCTTGACCACTAAATGCATTTTTGACTATGTTTGGGATTAATAAAGGTCGCCTAACAAGGTATCAAACCTTAAAAGCTCGGAACTGGAGCAGCGTTCGCGCTGATTGATGACCTCGGTTGCTGGTTGCGGGAGAGCAAGACGTGGCGGAGCCTAAATACAGTTTGCCCAGGGTTATGACGGTGCGTGAGCTTTCGGCTTACCTGCGCGTGCATCCTTCGACCATCTATAAGCTGCTGCGGCGCGGAGAGATACCGGGCTTTCGCATCGGCACAGACTGGCGCTTTAACGCCGAGGTGATCGATCGCTGGTGCCTCGAGCGCAACATGAAACCGGACGACGCGACCGAGCGGCGCAACTGACTCAATCAAGCACAGATTCCCTGTACCTGTCTTAAAATCCCGACACTCTGCACAGACTCGCCGCTCCCGCTGATGGTTGGCCTATTTCTCGGCGAGCGCCTTGAGATCCAACAGGCCACTACGAACGCGCCGCCAATCATTTTGTCCATGTTGAAGACGGTGCCGAAAACCCGCTGGATGTAAGGATATGGCCCCGCCATGGTCCAACTCACTTCTGTGGCGGTGCCCACCGATTGCAGCGCGAACACGATGTTGGTGTGCCCCTCCATCGGCTTTTCCATGTCCAGCCGCATATTGACGCGCGATGGCGGTGCAGTGTCGGTAATCGCCAGACTGCCCTTGCCGCTCTGCCCTTGCTGTCCCACGAATCTCCAGCGCCCTTGCCGCTTTTGTGGACCGCTGTAAGCGATCGCATTGCTCGGGTCTTGCTTGGCAAAGGGGTTCCATTCGTTGAAACTTTTGAGGTCATTGATGAGTGGAAATATTTTCTCCGGCGGCGCGTTGATCGTTATCGAGCGCGAGACACGGAAATCCTTCGGCATGGTCGCGGCATAGATAAGAATGCCACCGACGCTGACAACGAGCACAAGCCCGACGATTTTTAGAATCGTCCACATGGTTCTCTCCTTAAGGTGGGCAGCGCCGGGCTGTAAGGGGAGCCGCCCCGGCACAGGCGGGGACGCAACTGCCACCGCAACCGTCCACCGCATTACAGCTGCTCAACGCGAATGTCGCTCACGCACGCGCATCAACGTGCCGAGCAAAATTGTTCAATATTGCCTGCCAGCCCTGACGCTGTTGCTCGATGGAAGCGGTTTTTGCGCGACGAAATGCAAGAAGCATTATTGTCGCTAGGATTCCATAGGGGAAGAGTTCTGCGAGAAATGAAATATCGGCAAACACGCATAGGTTGCCGCAAGCATAGGCGACCGCGACCAACAAGAGTAGGCAACCAAAAGTAGTGCCATCGCCTTCGCGAGAATCCGTTTCTCGCGCCGCGAATTTCGACGAGGCCGCCGGACGCGCCCTCGACGCTGCCCGCGACGGCGCGCGCGGTGCTGATCGTGCCGATACCGTCCGCGATTGCGTCAGCACCCAGATTGCCCTCGAAGCGCTCGCCGCCGCGCGCGATCAGCCGCTTTGCGCTTCGCGGTTGACGGCGCCCGCGCGCCCCATCACGTCCGCTTTGCCCGCGCCAACCGCCTCATCCTCGATACCGCGCTCGAAGCCCACTTCGGCGATGTCGGCAATCATGTGAATCTCCCCCAGTAATTATCATTAGAAACTCCCCCACCTGGCCGAGGAGGAGGAGAGCATGGAAGGGCGCATCGGAAATCCAATCGGCCGGTTTTCGAGCGACATAACGCACTTTGAAGGCGAAAAGCATTGTCGTAATTGGAGTTGTCTCGACAAGGACTGGATGCCAGCATCCACCAGTGAACCTTTCCGGCGTCGCGAAATTTGCGGAATCGTTAAGCGGCGAAATCGTCTTATGCGGCGACCGCAGGTTCGGCGAATTACGGCGGGTCACGAATCATGCCGTCAATCTGCACCCTGCGATCATCGTAAGGTGTGCCAACCGCAAAGACGTTCAGCGCGCCGTTGATTTTGCTCGTCGTAATGGCCTGCTCACAGCGGTTCGCTCCGGCGGCCACAGTTTCGCGGGCCACGGAGTCTGCGAAGGCGGACTCGTCATCGATCTGTCGCCGATGAAACGTGTTCAGATCGATCCGGCACGCGGGAGAGTTGTTATCGAGCCGGGCGTCCTCGCCGGCGAGTTGGATTGTCTTACTCAGTCGTTCAAGATGGCGGTGCCGCTAGGATCATGTCCGACCGTCGGTGTCGCCGGATATTCACTCGGCGGAGGTGAAAGCTCGCTCACGCCCATGTTCGGCTACGGATGCGATAGCATCGTCGGTCTCGAAGTCGTAACTGCCGACTGTAAAATCTTAACTGCCAAGCCTGGAGAACATCCCGATTTGTTCTGGGCGATGCGCGGCGCCGGCGCAAATTTCGGTGTCGCTACATCGCTCGAATTCGAGCTTCATCCAATCGAAACTGTGCTTTCAGGCAGCTTGAAGTATCCGCTCCGCCAAGCCAAAAAAATCCTGGATTTTCTCGATGGTTTCGCGCCGACGATTCCGTCCGACCTGTTTCTGATTGCTGCCGTGCTGCCACATCCGGGCGAGCGGATGCTCGATGTCAAGGTTGTGTGGAGCGGTAAAAAGGAAAAGGGCGAGCGCCTGCTGCGTCCGCTGCGCACCTACTTGCGCCCCTTCGCGGATTCGATAAAGCCCAAAGCGTATCTCGACGAACAGCGCGGCGGTTACGACGTTCCCGAAGGAGTACAATCAAGTCATCGGCGGGGCGGCCACTTTAAAAGGCTGACCGGCGACATCATCGACACTATCATTCAACATGCGTCGAATGCGCCGCACGAAGCGAGCGGCATTACCATGTTGTACTGGCATGGGCCGTGGTGCGCGAAGCCGCATGATAATGCTTTCGGGTTTCGACAGACGGGATTCGAATTCTGGGTCCATACTTATTGGGAGAAAACCCGCGACCGTGAAAAGTCATGGGCGTGGGTCGAGAGTTTTTTTGACGCGATGGCGCCGCTCTCAACCGGCGCCGTGTATCTGAACGACCTCGAGAACGAGGGCGAAGCTCGCGTCCGCGCTGCCTATGGCGACAAATATCATCGCCTGGCGCTGATCAAGCGCAAGTTCGATCCCGACAACTTCTTTCGCGTCAATCAGAACATTCCGCCGGCCAAGTGACATAGTAGAGAGCAAGCCATCTTTATTGGAGAACATCTTTCGAGAGAAGGAATGCTTGATCGCGATGCGGTTCGGACTCAATTTCCCCCTTGCCGGGCCATTCAGCGACGTTGCCATTGTCGCGCAGTTGGCGAAAGAAGCGGAGGACGCCGGATGGGACGGTTGCTTTGTGTGGGACCACCTGCTGCTCGCTGGAGCTCCGCCGCTCGCGGACCCCTGGATCGCGCTTGCCCTGATAGCGCAGGCGACCAGTCGGATTCGGCTGGGGGCGCTGGTCACCCCGTTGTTTCGCCGCAATCCGGCGAAGCTGGCTTATGAAACCGTCACCCTCGACCACCTGTCGAAGGGAAGGCTCGTCTTGGGCGTGGGACTTGGCTCCGATGCCTTCGGCGAGATCAGTACTTTCGGCGGCCCGTTGGACGACAAACTTCGAGCTGAAATGCTCGACGAGGGTTTGATCGTGCTTTCTGCTCTGTGGAGCGGACAACCGTTTTCATTCGATGGCAGGCATTATCGCCTGAACAACGCACAAGTGGTTCCGCCGTGTCTGCAACGACCCCGTATTCCTATTTGGATCGCCGGCTCCTGGCCGCGAAAGCCGGCGATGCGGCGCGCGGCGCGGTACGACGGCGTGGTGCCGGTGCGGGGAGATCTAGCCACCTCTCTCACCCCTTCGCAGGTAGCCGAGATGGTCGCATATATCAATGGTTTCCGTTCGGGAGATGCTCCATTTGAGGTAATTCACTTTGAATCCGCTATGGGATCGCGATCGGCACAAGATCGGCAACTGGTGGTATCATATGCTCAGGTGGGCGTCACCTGGTGGATCGAAACGATGCCATTCGATCCGCAACAGTTCGATCAGGCATGTCACTGGATTCATGCCGGGCCATCGGGATGAACTGATTTTCTAAACAATGCGGGGCGATTCAGGACTCATGGGCACGACACATAGCTTCCTAGTATGAAATCGAGAGCTCTCAAATTTCCGCGCTTCAAGTACCGGCCATCGATTCTCGCTGCACGACGCAGCCTCAAGATGGCCCGCTCGGCCCACGCCTATGTGCGCGGCAGCACCCGGAAGTTCTATGAATGGCTCGAAACTTCCG
The Candidatus Binataceae bacterium genome window above contains:
- a CDS encoding glycosyltransferase; this encodes METAVSVIIATYNRRAMVAEAIASVVAQREVCAELIVVDDGSTDATAETLARIAGEVRAGAGGVAMRIIAHREKRGVAAARNTGVALASAPIVAFLDSDDLWRPFKLRRQIDFMATHPECAIAQTAELWMRDGVQVNPGMRHRKRAGDIFLESLRTCILSPSAVILRTSLFRALGGFDEGLEAAEDYDLWLRILVRHEAGLIDEPLVIRRAGHAGQLSASVPAIDRFRILSLLKLLAHSDDLSLEQRAAVCAVLAEKSRILAKGLSRRGNDDLAERIERLSVQAPNWIVGADPQLHHELATLRPLLTTTRRIEENRNDFHGF
- the yihA gene encoding ribosome biogenesis GTP-binding protein YihA/YsxC, which translates into the protein MKFAAEYLRSTTTVGDYPRWNRVEVALAGRSNVGKSSLLNALTESRGLARTSKTPGRTRALNFFGLGAGLALVDLPGFGYAKMARADAAHLGGLINDYLTQREALAGLVLLIDARRGPEAEELALLAMSDRHDASGVALNPLTIVVAATKCDKLRRSQRAAALKPFAAHGLEPILCSAESGEGLEELRRRIIAIGRNYSRLSA
- a CDS encoding YbhB/YbcL family Raf kinase inhibitor-like protein, with the translated sequence MHLVVKGVHDGFPTDDHCFFHPVASALRRGADAWLLPFASFWAYTCARRLPRLKPSPMLRAAKIWLIGATLQAVCAAAENPQVASIALSLPALAQNGTIVRRYTCDGEDISPAIVWSGIPASAKTLALIVDDPDSPSGVFTHWGVFNLPTKLSGLPENLPQTPALAAGGEQARNDFGRIGYSGPCPPSGSEHHYHFKLYALSRTLRLAADADARTLVVAMRGYVLARGEVVANYGR
- a CDS encoding helix-turn-helix domain-containing protein; protein product: MAEPKYSLPRVMTVRELSAYLRVHPSTIYKLLRRGEIPGFRIGTDWRFNAEVIDRWCLERNMKPDDATERRN
- a CDS encoding SRPBCC family protein — protein: MWTILKIVGLVLVVSVGGILIYAATMPKDFRVSRSITINAPPEKIFPLINDLKSFNEWNPFAKQDPSNAIAYSGPQKRQGRWRFVGQQGQSGKGSLAITDTAPPSRVNMRLDMEKPMEGHTNIVFALQSVGTATEVSWTMAGPYPYIQRVFGTVFNMDKMIGGAFVVACWISRRSPRNRPTISGSGESVQSVGILRQVQGICA
- a CDS encoding FAD-binding oxidoreductase, yielding MNLSGVAKFAESLSGEIVLCGDRRFGELRRVTNHAVNLHPAIIVRCANRKDVQRAVDFARRNGLLTAVRSGGHSFAGHGVCEGGLVIDLSPMKRVQIDPARGRVVIEPGVLAGELDCLTQSFKMAVPLGSCPTVGVAGYSLGGGESSLTPMFGYGCDSIVGLEVVTADCKILTAKPGEHPDLFWAMRGAGANFGVATSLEFELHPIETVLSGSLKYPLRQAKKILDFLDGFAPTIPSDLFLIAAVLPHPGERMLDVKVVWSGKKEKGERLLRPLRTYLRPFADSIKPKAYLDEQRGGYDVPEGVQSSHRRGGHFKRLTGDIIDTIIQHASNAPHEASGITMLYWHGPWCAKPHDNAFGFRQTGFEFWVHTYWEKTRDREKSWAWVESFFDAMAPLSTGAVYLNDLENEGEARVRAAYGDKYHRLALIKRKFDPDNFFRVNQNIPPAK
- a CDS encoding LLM class flavin-dependent oxidoreductase, which codes for MENIFREKECLIAMRFGLNFPLAGPFSDVAIVAQLAKEAEDAGWDGCFVWDHLLLAGAPPLADPWIALALIAQATSRIRLGALVTPLFRRNPAKLAYETVTLDHLSKGRLVLGVGLGSDAFGEISTFGGPLDDKLRAEMLDEGLIVLSALWSGQPFSFDGRHYRLNNAQVVPPCLQRPRIPIWIAGSWPRKPAMRRAARYDGVVPVRGDLATSLTPSQVAEMVAYINGFRSGDAPFEVIHFESAMGSRSAQDRQLVVSYAQVGVTWWIETMPFDPQQFDQACHWIHAGPSG